Proteins co-encoded in one Neodiprion lecontei isolate iyNeoLeco1 chromosome 3, iyNeoLeco1.1, whole genome shotgun sequence genomic window:
- the LOC124293616 gene encoding juvenile hormone acid O-methyltransferase-like, whose translation MSYNNTPIPRKNTFLRITKMNDEGIFSVFINRRTLPVKAITIKTMFNPAEYSAHDELQRRESSDFIREYSNEIGQMSGRCLDIGCGPCDLVIDSLLPVLNPKATVVCSDISKPMLDYAKEKYGANDRLSFLQLDIESPTLAKDLVEQFDHVTSFYCLHWCQDMRQAFENIFELLRPGGSGFLTFVSSYPCMDAYKVLAAIPRYQCYMTDADRFIPVFQHAKRPRESLKMLLEKVGFEVCHCSSKEKVYIYETPDAFAKFMACVNPFIHRMPSDLQQEYRIDLDKEARKHTFIVNKDRNDDYSILSRRHTFVVYLKKPLVH comes from the exons ATGTCTTACAACAATACACCAATTCCAAGGAAAAATACGTTCCTACGTATAACGAAGATGAACGATGAGGGGATTTTCAGCGTATTTATAAACCGTAGGACCTTGCCGGTGAAAGCGATAACCATTAAAACGATGTTCAACCCAGCCGAGTACTCTGCACACGACGAACTACAGCGTCGAGAGAGTAGCGACTTTATACGGGAGTATTCCAATGAAATTGGTCAGATGTCAGGAAGATGCCTTGATATCGGATGCGGACCCTGCGACCTAGTCATCGATTCTCTCCTTCCAGTACTGAATCCAAAGGCTACCGTTGTCT GCTCGGACATTTCCAAGCCCATGTTGGACTACGCAAAGGAAAAATACGGCGCCAACGATCGGCTATCCTTTCTCCAGCTGGACATCGAGTCTCCGACGCTGGCCAAAGATCTAGTTGAACAATTCGATCACGTTACGTCGTTCTATTGTTTACACTGGTGCCAAGACATGCG CCAAGCCTTCGAGAACATCTTTGAACTGCTGCGTCCTGGAGGTTCGGGCTTCTTGACCTTTGTGAGCAGTTATCCTTGCATGGACGCGTACAAGGTGCTGGCGGCTATCCCTCGATACCAGTGTTACATGACG GATGCGGACCGTTTCATTCCAGTATTTCAGCACGCTAAACGTCCGCGCGAGTCTCTGAAAATGCTGCTCGAAAAGGTCGGCTTTGAGGTCTGTCACTGCAGTAGCAAAGAAAAAGTTTACATCTACGAAACCCCGGATGCTTTCGCCA AATTCATGGCATGCGTGAACCCCTTCATACACCGCATGCCGTCTGATCTACAGCAGGAGTACAGAATAGATCTGGACAAAGAAGCAAGAAAGCACACATTCATCGTCAACAAGGATAGGAATGACGATTATAGCATACTGTCCAGACGCCATACCTTTGTAGTTTACTTGAAAAAGCCATTGGTCCACTGA
- the LOC124293620 gene encoding juvenile hormone acid O-methyltransferase-like isoform X1 → MFKPDLYSKINNEARRDTRDFIEEYSNEIGQMSGRCLDIGSGPCDVVTDFLLPKLNPKSTVVCSDISKPMLDYAKEKYGANDRLSFLQLDIESPTLAEDLVEQFDHVTSFYCLHWCEDMRQAFENIFELLRPGGSGFLTFVSDFPCMDAYKVLAAMPRYQRYMTDADRFIPVFQHAEHPRENLKKLLREVGFEISHCSRREISNIYDTPNDFGRVMAAVNPFIHRMPAQLQREYEVDLGIEATKNGIFFNKDNNGGYNILCRHHMFVVYLKKPSIN, encoded by the exons ATGTTCAAACCAGACCTGTACTCTAAAATCAACAACGAGGCGCGTCGTGATACCAGGGACTTCATCGAAGAATATTCTAATGAAATTGGCCAAATGTCAGGACGGTGCCTTGACATCGGAAGCGGTCCATGTGACGTAGTCACCGATTTTCTCCTTCCAAAACTTAACCCGAAGTCTACCGTTGTCT GCTCGGACATTTCCAAGCCCATGTTGGACTACGCAAAGGAAAAATACGGCGCCAACGATCGGCTATCCTTTCTCCAGCTGGACATCGAGTCTCCGACGCTGGCCGAAGATCTAGTTGAACAATTCGATCACGTTACGTCGTTCTATTGTTTACACTGGTGCGAAGACATGCG CCAAGCCTTCGAGAACATCTTTGAACTTCTGCGTCCTGGAGGTTCGGGCTTCTTGACCTTTGTGAGCGATTTTCCTTGCATGGACGCGTACAAGGTGCTGGCGGCTATGCCTCGATACCAGCGTTACATGACG GATGCGGACAGGTTCATTCCCGTATTTCAGCACGCCGAACATCCACGCGAGAACCTGAAAAAATTGCTTCGAGAGGTCGGCTTTGAGATCAGCCACTGCAGTCGCAGAGAAATAAGCAACATTTACGACACTCCGAATGATTTCGGCA GAGTAATGGCAGCTGTCAACCCGTTCATTCACCGCATGCCGGCTCAACTACAGCGAGAGTATGAAGTAGATTTGGGCATAGAAGCGACGAAGAACGGGATTTTCTTCAACAAGGATAACAATGGTGGCTATAACATACTCTGCAGACATCACATGTTTGTAGTTTACTTGAAAAAACCTTCGATCAATTAA
- the LOC124293618 gene encoding juvenile hormone acid O-methyltransferase-like isoform X1: protein MFKPALYSKINNEARRDTSDFIEEYSNEIGQMSGRCLDIGSGPCDVVTDFLLPKLNPKSTVVCSDISKPMLDYAKEKYGANDRLSFLQLDIESPTLAEDLVEQFDHVTSFYCLHWCEDMRQAFENIFELLRPGGSGFLTFVSDFPCMDAYKVLAAMPRYQRYMTDADRFIPVFQHAEHPRENLKKLLREVGFEISHCSRREISNIYDTPNDFGRVMAAVNPFIHRMPAQLQREYEVDLGIEATKNAIVFNKDNSGGYNVLCRHHMFLVYLKKPSIN, encoded by the exons ATGTTCAAACCAGCTCTGTACTCTAAAATCAACAACGAGGCGCGTCGTGATACCAGCGACTTCATCGAAGAATATTCTAATGAAATTGGCCAAATGTCAGGACGGTGCCTTGACATCGGAAGCGGTCCATGTGACGTAGTCACCGATTTTCTCCTTCCAAAACTTAACCCGAAGTCTACCGTTGTCT GCTCGGACATTTCCAAGCCCATGTTGGACTACGCAAAGGAAAAATACGGCGCCAACGATCGGCTATCCTTTCTCCAGCTGGACATCGAGTCTCCGACGCTGGCCGAAGATCTAGTTGAACAATTCGATCACGTTACGTCGTTCTATTGTTTACACTGGTGCGAAGACATGCG CCAAGCCTTCGAGAACATCTTTGAACTGCTGCGTCCTGGAGGTTCGGGCTTCTTGACCTTTGTGAGCGATTTTCCTTGCATGGACGCGTACAAGGTGCTGGCGGCTATGCCTCGATACCAGCGTTACATGACG GATGCGGACAGGTTCATTCCCGTATTTCAGCACGCCGAACATCCACGCGAGAACCTGAAAAAATTGCTTCGAGAGGTCGGCTTTGAGATCAGCCACTGCAGTCGCAGAGAAATAAGCAACATTTACGACACTCCGAATGATTTCGGCA GAGTAATGGCAGCTGTCAACCCGTTCATTCACCGCATGCCGGCTCAACTACAGCGAGAGTATGAAGTAGATTTGGGCATAGAAGCGACGAAGAACGCGATTGTCTTCAACAAGGATAACAGTGGTGGCTACAACGTACTCTGCAGACATCACATGTTTTTAGTTTACTTGAAAAAACCTTCGATCAATTAA
- the LOC124293514 gene encoding juvenile hormone acid O-methyltransferase-like gives MFEPALYSANDKQVREETSEYIEEFSDEIGQMSGRCLDIGSGPGHIVVDLLLPKLNPKSTVICSDISRPMLDYAKEKYGADERISFLELDIESPTLVEYLGEKFDHVTSFYCLQFCQDMRQVFKNIFDLLQPGGTVLFTSVCNHPCEDAYKILAAVPRYKRYMMDVDRFVGVFQHAKRPRETLKSLLRDVGFEVCHCSNRHTSYIYDTPDAHTGFMASIDPFMSRMPDELQREYLIDLGIEARRHTFIVNKDGNDDCSILSRRHTFVVYLKKPLVH, from the exons ATGTTCGAACCAGCCTTGTACTCAGCCAACGACAAACAGGTTCGTGAGGAGACCAGCGAATACATTGAAGAGTTTTCCGATGAAATTGGCCAAATGTCAGGACGGTGCCTTGATATTGGAAGTGGACCCGGCCATATAGTAGTCGATTTACTCCTTCCAAAGTTGAATCCGAAGTCTACCGTTATCT GCTCTGACATTTCCCGACCGATGTTGGACTAcgctaaagaaaaatatggcGCGGACGAGCGAATATCTTTCCTCGAGCTGGACATTGAGTCCCCAACGCTGGTCGAATATctaggtgaaaaatttgatcacgTCACATCGTTCTATTGTTTACAGTTTTGTCAAGACATGCG CCAAGTCTTCAAGAACATCTTCGACCTATTGCAACCTGGAGGTACTGTTCTCTTCACCTCAGTGTGCAATCATCCTTGTGAGGACGCTTACAAGATACTGGCAGCTGTACCTCGATACAAGCGCTACATGATG GATGTGGACCGTTTCGTTGGGGTATTTCAGCACGCTAAACGCCCGCGTGAGACTCTGAAAAGTTTGCTTCGAGACGTTGGCTTTGAGGTCTGCCACTGCAGTAACAGACACACGAGTTACATTTACGACACTCCCGATGCTCATACCG GATTCATGGCGTCTATCGACCCCTTCATGTCCCGCATGCCGGATGAACTACAGCGGGAGTACTTGATAGATCTGGGCATAGAAGCAAGAAGGCACACATTCATCGTCAACAAGGATGGGAATGACGATTGTAGCATACTGTCCAGACGCCATACCTTTGTAGTTTACTTGAAAAAGCCATTGGTCCACTGA
- the LOC107226009 gene encoding juvenile hormone acid O-methyltransferase isoform X1, with the protein MNTEEHQRLFIHRGTFPVRGVSFGTMFKPAEYSANDQLARRETSDFIQEYSNEIGQMSGRCLDIGCGPCDLVVDSLLPVLNPKATVVCSDISKPMLDYAKEKYGANDRLSFLQLDIESPTLAEDLVEQFDHVTSFYCLHWCEDMRQAFENIFDLLRPGGSGFLTFVSDFPCMDAYKVLAAIPRYQRYMTDADRFIPVFQHAERPRESLKMLLEKVGFEVCHCSSRERIYIYETPDAFAKFMACVNPFIHRMPSDLQREYRIDLDIEARKHTFIVNKDRNNDYSILSRRHTFVVYLKKPLVH; encoded by the exons ATGAATACTGAGGAACATCAGAGGTTATTTATACACCGCGGAACCTTTCCAGTGAGAGGAGTGAGTTTTGGAACGATGTTCAAACCAGCCGAGTACTCTGCAAACGACCAACTAGCGCGTCGAGAGACTAGCGACTTTATACAGGAGTATTCCAATGAAATTGGTCAGATGTCAGGAAGATGCCTTGATATCGGATGCGGACCCTGCGACCTAGTCGTCGATTCTCTTCTTCCAGTACTGAATCCAAAGGCTACCGTTGTCT GCTCGGACATTTCCAAGCCCATGTTGGACTACGCAAAGGAAAAATACGGCGCCAACGATCGGCTATCCTTTCTCCAGCTGGACATCGAGTCTCCGACGCTGGCCGAAGATCTAGTTGAACAATTCGATCACGTCACGTCGTTCTATTGTTTACACTGGTGCGAAGACATGCG CCAAGCCTTCGAGAACATCTTTGATCTGCTGCGTCCTGGAGGTTCGGGCTTCTTGACCTTTGTGAGCGATTTTCCTTGCATGGACGCGTACAAGGTGCTGGCGGCTATCCCTCGATACCAGCGTTACATGACG GATGCGGACCGTTTCATTCCAGTATTTCAGCACGCTGAACGTCCACGCGAGTCTCTGAAAATGCTGCTCGAAAAGGTCGGCTTTGAGGTCTGTCACTGCAGTAGCAGAGAAAGAATTTACATTTACGAAACCCCGGATGCTTTCGCCA AATTCATGGCATGCGTGAACCCCTTCATACACCGCATGCCGTCTGATCTACAGCGGGAGTACAGAATAGATCTGGACATAGAAGCAAGAAAGCACACATTCATCGTCAACAAGGATAGGAATAACGATTATAGCATACTGTCCAGACGCCATACCTTTGTAGTTTACTTGAAAAAGCCATTGGTCCACTGA
- the LOC107226009 gene encoding juvenile hormone acid O-methyltransferase isoform X2 — protein sequence MHICAIGMQLMRGVSFGTMFKPAEYSANDQLARRETSDFIQEYSNEIGQMSGRCLDIGCGPCDLVVDSLLPVLNPKATVVCSDISKPMLDYAKEKYGANDRLSFLQLDIESPTLAEDLVEQFDHVTSFYCLHWCEDMRQAFENIFDLLRPGGSGFLTFVSDFPCMDAYKVLAAIPRYQRYMTDADRFIPVFQHAERPRESLKMLLEKVGFEVCHCSSRERIYIYETPDAFAKFMACVNPFIHRMPSDLQREYRIDLDIEARKHTFIVNKDRNNDYSILSRRHTFVVYLKKPLVH from the exons atgcatatatgtgcAATTGGAATGCAGCTCA TGAGAGGAGTGAGTTTTGGAACGATGTTCAAACCAGCCGAGTACTCTGCAAACGACCAACTAGCGCGTCGAGAGACTAGCGACTTTATACAGGAGTATTCCAATGAAATTGGTCAGATGTCAGGAAGATGCCTTGATATCGGATGCGGACCCTGCGACCTAGTCGTCGATTCTCTTCTTCCAGTACTGAATCCAAAGGCTACCGTTGTCT GCTCGGACATTTCCAAGCCCATGTTGGACTACGCAAAGGAAAAATACGGCGCCAACGATCGGCTATCCTTTCTCCAGCTGGACATCGAGTCTCCGACGCTGGCCGAAGATCTAGTTGAACAATTCGATCACGTCACGTCGTTCTATTGTTTACACTGGTGCGAAGACATGCG CCAAGCCTTCGAGAACATCTTTGATCTGCTGCGTCCTGGAGGTTCGGGCTTCTTGACCTTTGTGAGCGATTTTCCTTGCATGGACGCGTACAAGGTGCTGGCGGCTATCCCTCGATACCAGCGTTACATGACG GATGCGGACCGTTTCATTCCAGTATTTCAGCACGCTGAACGTCCACGCGAGTCTCTGAAAATGCTGCTCGAAAAGGTCGGCTTTGAGGTCTGTCACTGCAGTAGCAGAGAAAGAATTTACATTTACGAAACCCCGGATGCTTTCGCCA AATTCATGGCATGCGTGAACCCCTTCATACACCGCATGCCGTCTGATCTACAGCGGGAGTACAGAATAGATCTGGACATAGAAGCAAGAAAGCACACATTCATCGTCAACAAGGATAGGAATAACGATTATAGCATACTGTCCAGACGCCATACCTTTGTAGTTTACTTGAAAAAGCCATTGGTCCACTGA
- the LOC107226002 gene encoding juvenile hormone acid O-methyltransferase — MYKPALYTAANGLQRSDAHDITEEYAKEIGHMSGRCLDIGSGPGDVVNDFILPKLHPKATVLCSDISESMLNFGKSKYRDNKRLSFIKLDIESSDLPKDLIEHFDHVVSYNCLHWCQNMRKAFENIFTLLRPGGSTLLVFLANNPGFKAYETLAAMPRYQPYMKDVDRYIPLFQHTEQRRETLKSLVQDEGFEVLHCSRRERSYIFDTPETLTKFMLAVNPFIERMPVDLRSEYVKDLVAEAVKETIIFNKSNSNENKYSMLSRYYIFVLYLRKPIAK; from the exons ATGTATAAGCCAGCCCTCTACACGGCGGCCAACGGTCTTCAACGATCGGATGCTCATGACATCACGGAGGAGTACGCCAAAGAAATCGGCCATATGTCGGGACGATGCCTCGACATTGGATCCGGTCCTGGAGACGTGGTGAACGATTTTATTTTGCCGAAGCTACACCCAAAGGCCACCGTATTAT GTTCGGATATATCCGAGTCCATGCTCAATTTCGGGAAGTCGAAATACAGGGACAACAAACGACTGTCCTTTATCAAACTGGACATTGAGTCTTCCGATCTGCCTAAGGATTTAATTGAGCATTTCGATCACGTCGTATCATACAACTGTTTACACTGGTGCCAGAACATGCG CAAGGCGTTTGAAAACATCTTTACTCTGCTTCGACCAGGAGGAAGCACCCTTTTGGTATTCCTGGCCAACAACCCTGGCTTCAAAGCGTATGAGACGTTGGCTGCCATGCCTCGCTATCAACCCTACATGAAG GACGTGGATCGCTACATTCCGCTATTTCAGCACACCGAACAACGCCGTGAGACTTTGAAGAGTTTGGTCCAAGACGAAGGGTTCGAGGTTCTTCACTGCAGCCGCAGAGAAAGAAGTTACATCTTTGACACACCGGAGACCTTGACCA AATTCATGCTGGCGGTGAATCCTTTTATAGAACGCATGCCGGTCGATCTCAGGTCAGAATATGTTAAAGACCTGGTGGCAGAAGCGGTGAAAGAaacgattattttcaacaaaagtaacagcaacgaaaataaatatagtatGTTGTCTAGATATTACATATTTGTACTTTACTTAAGGAAACCAATTGCCAAGTGA
- the LOC124293614 gene encoding juvenile hormone acid O-methyltransferase-like isoform X2, with protein sequence MFKPAEYSAHDELVRRETSDFIQEYSNEIGQMSGRCLDIGCGPCDLVVDSLLPVLNPKATVVCSDISKPMLDYAKEKYGANDRLSFLQLDIESPTLAEDLVEQFDHVTSFYCLHWCEDMRQAFENIFDLLRPGGSGFLTFVSDFPCMDAYKVLAAMPRYQRYMTDADRFIPVFQHAQRPRESLKMLLEKVGFEVCHCSSREKVYIYETPDAFAKFMACVNPFIHRMPSDLQREYRIDLDIEARKHTFIVNKDRNDDYNILSRRHTFVVYLKKPLVH encoded by the exons ATGTTCAAACCAGCCGAGTACTCTGCACACGACGAACTAGTGCGTCGCGAGACTAGCGACTTTATACAGGAGTATTCCAATGAAATTGGTCAGATGTCAGGAAGATGCCTTGATATCGGATGTGGACCCTGCGACCTAGTCGTCGATTCTCTCCTTCCGGTACTGAATCCAAAGGCTACCGTTGTCT GCTCGGACATTTCCAAGCCCATGTTGGACTACGCAAAGGAAAAATACGGCGCCAACGATCGGCTATCCTTTCTCCAGCTGGACATCGAGTCTCCGACGCTGGCCGAAGATCTAGTTGAACAATTCGATCACGTCACGTCGTTCTATTGTTTACACTGGTGCGAAGACATGCG CCAAGCCTTCGAGAACATCTTTGATCTGCTGCGTCCTGGAGGTTCGGGCTTCTTGACCTTTGTGAGCGATTTTCCTTGCATGGACGCGTACAAGGTGCTGGCGGCTATGCCTCGATACCAGCGTTACATGACG GATGCGGACCGTTTCATTCCAGTATTTCAGCACGCTCAACGTCCGCGCGAGTCTCTGAAAATGCTGCTCGAAAAGGTCGGCTTTGAGGTCTGTCACTGCAGTAGCAGAGAAAAAGTTTACATCTACGAAACCCCGGATGCTTTCGCCA AATTCATGGCATGCGTGAACCCCTTCATACACCGCATGCCGTCTGATCTACAGCGGGAGTACAGAATAGATCTGGACATAGAAGCAAGAAAGCACACATTCATCGTCAACAAGGATAGGAATGATGATTATAATATACTGTCCAGACGCCATACCTTTGTAGTTTACTTGAAAAAGCCATTGGTCCACTGA
- the LOC124293620 gene encoding juvenile hormone acid O-methyltransferase-like isoform X2 produces MFKPDLYSKINNEARRDTRDFIEEYSNEIGQMSGRCLDIGSGPCDVVTDFLLPKLNPKSTVVCSDISKPMLDYAKEKYGANDRLSFLQLDIESPTLAEDLVEQFDHVTSFYCLHWCEDMRQAFENIFELLRPGGSGFLTFVSDFPCMDAYKVLAAMPRYQRYMTDADRFIPVFQHAEHPRENLKKLLREVGFEISHCSRREISNIYDTPNDFGRF; encoded by the exons ATGTTCAAACCAGACCTGTACTCTAAAATCAACAACGAGGCGCGTCGTGATACCAGGGACTTCATCGAAGAATATTCTAATGAAATTGGCCAAATGTCAGGACGGTGCCTTGACATCGGAAGCGGTCCATGTGACGTAGTCACCGATTTTCTCCTTCCAAAACTTAACCCGAAGTCTACCGTTGTCT GCTCGGACATTTCCAAGCCCATGTTGGACTACGCAAAGGAAAAATACGGCGCCAACGATCGGCTATCCTTTCTCCAGCTGGACATCGAGTCTCCGACGCTGGCCGAAGATCTAGTTGAACAATTCGATCACGTTACGTCGTTCTATTGTTTACACTGGTGCGAAGACATGCG CCAAGCCTTCGAGAACATCTTTGAACTTCTGCGTCCTGGAGGTTCGGGCTTCTTGACCTTTGTGAGCGATTTTCCTTGCATGGACGCGTACAAGGTGCTGGCGGCTATGCCTCGATACCAGCGTTACATGACG GATGCGGACAGGTTCATTCCCGTATTTCAGCACGCCGAACATCCACGCGAGAACCTGAAAAAATTGCTTCGAGAGGTCGGCTTTGAGATCAGCCACTGCAGTCGCAGAGAAATAAGCAACATTTACGACACTCCGAATGATTTCGGCA GATTTTAA
- the LOC107226009 gene encoding juvenile hormone acid O-methyltransferase isoform X3, translating to MFKPAEYSANDQLARRETSDFIQEYSNEIGQMSGRCLDIGCGPCDLVVDSLLPVLNPKATVVCSDISKPMLDYAKEKYGANDRLSFLQLDIESPTLAEDLVEQFDHVTSFYCLHWCEDMRQAFENIFDLLRPGGSGFLTFVSDFPCMDAYKVLAAIPRYQRYMTDADRFIPVFQHAERPRESLKMLLEKVGFEVCHCSSRERIYIYETPDAFAKFMACVNPFIHRMPSDLQREYRIDLDIEARKHTFIVNKDRNNDYSILSRRHTFVVYLKKPLVH from the exons ATGTTCAAACCAGCCGAGTACTCTGCAAACGACCAACTAGCGCGTCGAGAGACTAGCGACTTTATACAGGAGTATTCCAATGAAATTGGTCAGATGTCAGGAAGATGCCTTGATATCGGATGCGGACCCTGCGACCTAGTCGTCGATTCTCTTCTTCCAGTACTGAATCCAAAGGCTACCGTTGTCT GCTCGGACATTTCCAAGCCCATGTTGGACTACGCAAAGGAAAAATACGGCGCCAACGATCGGCTATCCTTTCTCCAGCTGGACATCGAGTCTCCGACGCTGGCCGAAGATCTAGTTGAACAATTCGATCACGTCACGTCGTTCTATTGTTTACACTGGTGCGAAGACATGCG CCAAGCCTTCGAGAACATCTTTGATCTGCTGCGTCCTGGAGGTTCGGGCTTCTTGACCTTTGTGAGCGATTTTCCTTGCATGGACGCGTACAAGGTGCTGGCGGCTATCCCTCGATACCAGCGTTACATGACG GATGCGGACCGTTTCATTCCAGTATTTCAGCACGCTGAACGTCCACGCGAGTCTCTGAAAATGCTGCTCGAAAAGGTCGGCTTTGAGGTCTGTCACTGCAGTAGCAGAGAAAGAATTTACATTTACGAAACCCCGGATGCTTTCGCCA AATTCATGGCATGCGTGAACCCCTTCATACACCGCATGCCGTCTGATCTACAGCGGGAGTACAGAATAGATCTGGACATAGAAGCAAGAAAGCACACATTCATCGTCAACAAGGATAGGAATAACGATTATAGCATACTGTCCAGACGCCATACCTTTGTAGTTTACTTGAAAAAGCCATTGGTCCACTGA
- the LOC124293618 gene encoding juvenile hormone acid O-methyltransferase-like isoform X2, whose product MSGRCLDIGSGPCDVVTDFLLPKLNPKSTVVCSDISKPMLDYAKEKYGANDRLSFLQLDIESPTLAEDLVEQFDHVTSFYCLHWCEDMRQAFENIFELLRPGGSGFLTFVSDFPCMDAYKVLAAMPRYQRYMTDADRFIPVFQHAEHPRENLKKLLREVGFEISHCSRREISNIYDTPNDFGRVMAAVNPFIHRMPAQLQREYEVDLGIEATKNAIVFNKDNSGGYNVLCRHHMFLVYLKKPSIN is encoded by the exons ATGTCAGGACGGTGCCTTGACATCGGAAGCGGTCCATGTGACGTAGTCACCGATTTTCTCCTTCCAAAACTTAACCCGAAGTCTACCGTTGTCT GCTCGGACATTTCCAAGCCCATGTTGGACTACGCAAAGGAAAAATACGGCGCCAACGATCGGCTATCCTTTCTCCAGCTGGACATCGAGTCTCCGACGCTGGCCGAAGATCTAGTTGAACAATTCGATCACGTTACGTCGTTCTATTGTTTACACTGGTGCGAAGACATGCG CCAAGCCTTCGAGAACATCTTTGAACTGCTGCGTCCTGGAGGTTCGGGCTTCTTGACCTTTGTGAGCGATTTTCCTTGCATGGACGCGTACAAGGTGCTGGCGGCTATGCCTCGATACCAGCGTTACATGACG GATGCGGACAGGTTCATTCCCGTATTTCAGCACGCCGAACATCCACGCGAGAACCTGAAAAAATTGCTTCGAGAGGTCGGCTTTGAGATCAGCCACTGCAGTCGCAGAGAAATAAGCAACATTTACGACACTCCGAATGATTTCGGCA GAGTAATGGCAGCTGTCAACCCGTTCATTCACCGCATGCCGGCTCAACTACAGCGAGAGTATGAAGTAGATTTGGGCATAGAAGCGACGAAGAACGCGATTGTCTTCAACAAGGATAACAGTGGTGGCTACAACGTACTCTGCAGACATCACATGTTTTTAGTTTACTTGAAAAAACCTTCGATCAATTAA
- the LOC124293614 gene encoding juvenile hormone acid O-methyltransferase-like isoform X1, with protein MNDEEIFSVFINRRTLPVKAITIKTMFKPAEYSAHDELVRRETSDFIQEYSNEIGQMSGRCLDIGCGPCDLVVDSLLPVLNPKATVVCSDISKPMLDYAKEKYGANDRLSFLQLDIESPTLAEDLVEQFDHVTSFYCLHWCEDMRQAFENIFDLLRPGGSGFLTFVSDFPCMDAYKVLAAMPRYQRYMTDADRFIPVFQHAQRPRESLKMLLEKVGFEVCHCSSREKVYIYETPDAFAKFMACVNPFIHRMPSDLQREYRIDLDIEARKHTFIVNKDRNDDYNILSRRHTFVVYLKKPLVH; from the exons ATGAACGATGAGGAGATTTTCAGCGTATTTATAAACCGTAGGACCTTGCCCGTGAAAGCGATAACCATTAAAACGATGTTCAAACCAGCCGAGTACTCTGCACACGACGAACTAGTGCGTCGCGAGACTAGCGACTTTATACAGGAGTATTCCAATGAAATTGGTCAGATGTCAGGAAGATGCCTTGATATCGGATGTGGACCCTGCGACCTAGTCGTCGATTCTCTCCTTCCGGTACTGAATCCAAAGGCTACCGTTGTCT GCTCGGACATTTCCAAGCCCATGTTGGACTACGCAAAGGAAAAATACGGCGCCAACGATCGGCTATCCTTTCTCCAGCTGGACATCGAGTCTCCGACGCTGGCCGAAGATCTAGTTGAACAATTCGATCACGTCACGTCGTTCTATTGTTTACACTGGTGCGAAGACATGCG CCAAGCCTTCGAGAACATCTTTGATCTGCTGCGTCCTGGAGGTTCGGGCTTCTTGACCTTTGTGAGCGATTTTCCTTGCATGGACGCGTACAAGGTGCTGGCGGCTATGCCTCGATACCAGCGTTACATGACG GATGCGGACCGTTTCATTCCAGTATTTCAGCACGCTCAACGTCCGCGCGAGTCTCTGAAAATGCTGCTCGAAAAGGTCGGCTTTGAGGTCTGTCACTGCAGTAGCAGAGAAAAAGTTTACATCTACGAAACCCCGGATGCTTTCGCCA AATTCATGGCATGCGTGAACCCCTTCATACACCGCATGCCGTCTGATCTACAGCGGGAGTACAGAATAGATCTGGACATAGAAGCAAGAAAGCACACATTCATCGTCAACAAGGATAGGAATGATGATTATAATATACTGTCCAGACGCCATACCTTTGTAGTTTACTTGAAAAAGCCATTGGTCCACTGA